The following coding sequences are from one Sphingobium sp. Cam5-1 window:
- the leuC gene encoding 3-isopropylmalate dehydratase large subunit, translating into MVKPRTLYEKIWDAHVVERRPDGTCLIYIDRHLVHEVTSPQAFEGLRIAGRPVRRPDLTLAVPDHNLPTTPRRDAQGNRIPIADPESAQQLAALERNAPEFGVRLIGDADREQGIVHVVGPEQGFTLPGTTLVCGDSHTSSHGALGALAFGIGTSEVEHVLATQTLLLKQSKTMEVVVEGELGFGVTPKDVALAICGRIGTAGGTGYVMEYRGSVFRDMSIEGRLTVANMSIEAGARSGLFAPDEKTVAYLKGRPMAPKGADWDAAVAYWRTLATDEGAQFDKTIVIDAADIVPNVTWGTSPEDVVPVTGVVPDPESFADASKRAAAQKSLDYMGLTAGQRMEDVTVEHIFIGSCTNSRIEDLRAAAALLKGRHIAGGIKQALVVPGSGLVKQQAEAEGLDRIFTNAGFEWREPGCSACLGMNPDKVPAGERCASTSNRNFMGRQGPGSRTHLVSPAMAAAAAITGHLTDVRELLNEKQGEVVA; encoded by the coding sequence ATGGTCAAGCCCCGCACGCTGTACGAGAAGATTTGGGACGCGCATGTCGTTGAACGCCGTCCCGATGGAACCTGCCTCATCTATATCGACCGCCACCTCGTTCATGAGGTGACGAGTCCCCAGGCCTTCGAGGGTCTAAGGATAGCGGGCCGCCCCGTGCGCCGCCCCGATCTGACGCTCGCCGTCCCAGATCACAATTTGCCCACGACCCCCCGCCGCGATGCGCAGGGCAACCGCATCCCCATCGCCGATCCCGAAAGCGCACAGCAGCTTGCCGCGCTGGAGCGGAATGCGCCGGAGTTTGGCGTTCGCCTGATCGGCGATGCTGACCGGGAGCAGGGGATCGTCCATGTCGTGGGACCCGAGCAGGGCTTCACCCTGCCGGGCACGACGCTGGTCTGCGGCGACAGCCATACTAGCTCGCACGGCGCATTGGGCGCGCTGGCGTTCGGCATCGGCACGTCGGAGGTTGAGCATGTGCTCGCCACGCAGACGCTGTTGCTCAAGCAATCGAAGACGATGGAAGTCGTGGTCGAAGGCGAATTGGGCTTCGGCGTTACGCCCAAGGATGTGGCGCTGGCGATCTGCGGCCGTATCGGCACGGCGGGCGGCACCGGCTACGTCATGGAATATCGCGGCTCTGTCTTCCGCGACATGTCGATCGAAGGCCGCCTGACCGTCGCCAACATGTCGATTGAGGCAGGCGCTCGTTCGGGCCTGTTCGCCCCGGATGAAAAAACCGTCGCTTATCTGAAGGGCCGTCCCATGGCGCCCAAAGGTGCCGATTGGGATGCCGCCGTCGCCTATTGGAGGACGCTGGCGACCGATGAAGGTGCGCAATTCGACAAGACCATCGTCATCGATGCCGCCGACATCGTGCCCAACGTGACCTGGGGCACCAGCCCCGAGGACGTCGTGCCAGTGACCGGCGTCGTTCCCGATCCGGAAAGCTTCGCCGACGCGTCCAAGCGCGCCGCCGCGCAGAAGTCACTCGACTATATGGGCCTCACCGCCGGGCAGCGGATGGAGGACGTGACCGTCGAACATATCTTCATCGGCAGCTGCACCAACAGCCGCATAGAAGATTTACGCGCTGCCGCCGCGCTGCTGAAGGGCCGCCATATTGCGGGCGGCATCAAGCAGGCGCTGGTCGTTCCCGGCTCCGGTTTGGTGAAACAGCAGGCGGAGGCCGAAGGGCTCGACCGCATCTTCACCAATGCCGGATTCGAATGGCGTGAACCGGGCTGCTCCGCATGCCTCGGCATGAATCCCGACAAGGTGCCAGCCGGAGAGCGCTGCGCTTCCACCAGCAACCGCAACTTCATGGGCCGTCAGGGACCCGGTTCCCGGACGCATCTCGTATCCCCCGCGATGGCTGCTGCTGCCGCCATCACCGGACATCTGACCGACGTGCGAGAATTGCTGAACGAAAAACAGGGAGAGGTGGTCGCATGA
- a CDS encoding helix-turn-helix domain-containing protein, with protein sequence MAKDRPVYMGPRLRRLRRELGLTQSDMAADLEISASYVALLERNQRPLTADMLLRLARTYRMDMSELAGDGGAEQTARLQAALKDPMFADIDLPALAMQDVAINYPGFSEALLRLHTAYREEQMALADRSSDRADAPDEAPDPAAEARRFLGARRNSFPPLDDAAERIAAQIEQAGGTAAWLKSKHGLRVRRLPPDVMAGSMRRLDRHRDAVLIDDALDGASTAFQLAIQIAYLEMRTDMESLLKDGQFSSASGRQLARQGLANYGAAAILMPYAAFAKAVEARRYDVEALARQFGTSFEQTAHRLTTLQKPGHERVPFFFLRVDRAGNISKRLDGAGFPFARHGGSCPLWSIHHVFERPGEVVTQWLELPDGQRFFSIARRVTAGGGGWGAPRVERAIALACAAEHAHRLIYTQGLGASEPTPIGLTCRLCHRSQCMARSAPPIGREMLPEDYRRGYAPFGFADG encoded by the coding sequence ATGGCCAAGGATCGTCCCGTCTATATGGGGCCGCGCTTGCGGCGGTTGCGGCGGGAGTTGGGGCTGACGCAGTCCGATATGGCGGCGGACCTTGAGATTTCAGCTTCCTATGTCGCGCTGCTGGAGCGGAACCAGCGGCCTCTGACCGCCGACATGCTGCTGCGGCTGGCGCGCACATATCGGATGGACATGAGCGAGCTGGCGGGCGACGGCGGCGCGGAGCAGACGGCGCGGTTGCAGGCGGCGCTGAAGGACCCGATGTTCGCCGACATCGACCTGCCCGCGCTGGCGATGCAGGACGTCGCGATCAACTATCCGGGGTTCAGCGAAGCGTTATTGCGGCTGCATACCGCCTATCGCGAGGAGCAGATGGCGCTCGCGGATCGGAGCAGCGATCGTGCCGACGCACCCGACGAAGCGCCAGACCCGGCGGCCGAGGCGCGCCGGTTCCTGGGCGCGCGACGCAACAGCTTTCCGCCGCTGGACGATGCGGCGGAAAGGATCGCAGCGCAAATCGAACAAGCAGGCGGCACGGCGGCATGGCTGAAAAGCAAGCATGGCCTGCGCGTCCGACGCCTGCCGCCCGATGTCATGGCGGGGTCGATGCGGCGGCTGGACCGGCATCGGGACGCAGTGCTGATCGACGATGCGCTGGACGGCGCGAGCACCGCCTTTCAGCTGGCGATACAGATCGCCTATCTGGAGATGCGCACGGACATGGAGTCCCTGCTGAAGGACGGGCAGTTTTCCAGCGCGAGCGGACGGCAGCTGGCCCGCCAAGGCCTCGCCAATTATGGCGCCGCCGCCATATTGATGCCCTATGCAGCCTTCGCCAAGGCGGTGGAGGCGCGACGCTATGATGTCGAAGCACTGGCCCGGCAGTTCGGGACGAGCTTTGAACAGACAGCGCACCGGCTGACCACGCTGCAAAAACCGGGGCACGAACGCGTGCCCTTCTTCTTCCTGCGCGTCGATCGGGCGGGCAATATCAGCAAGCGGCTGGACGGCGCGGGCTTTCCCTTTGCGCGGCATGGCGGATCATGCCCGCTCTGGTCGATCCATCATGTGTTCGAGCGCCCCGGCGAGGTGGTGACGCAATGGCTGGAACTGCCCGACGGACAACGGTTTTTCTCGATCGCGCGAAGGGTGACGGCGGGCGGCGGCGGCTGGGGCGCACCGCGTGTGGAGCGGGCGATCGCGCTTGCCTGCGCCGCCGAACATGCCCATCGGCTGATCTATACGCAGGGACTTGGGGCGTCCGAGCCGACGCCGATCGGACTGACATGCCGCCTGTGCCATCGGAGCCAGTGCATGGCGCGATCCGCGCCGCCCATCGGCCGTGAAATGCTGCCGGAGGACTATCGCCGGGGCTACGCGCCTTTCGGCTTTGCCGACGGTTGA
- a CDS encoding isocitrate lyase → MTYAQQITRASTLLGEEPNWNGIAADSVARMRLQNRFPTGLDIARYTAAIMRRDMAAYDADPANYTQSLGCWHGFIGQQKMISIKKHFGTTKGKYLYLSGWMIAALRSEFGPLPDQSMHEKTSVPALIEELYTFLRQADARELGMLFRDLDKARETGNEVEVHRLTNAIDNHETHIVPIIADIDAGFGNAEATYLLAKKMIEAGACALQIENQVSDEKQCGHQDGKVTVPHEDFLAKIRACRYAFLELGIDDGIIVARTDSLGAGLTKQIAFSREPGDLGDQYNSFLDVEEVADPSTLRGDVVIARDGKLLRPKRLASNLFQFRSGTGEDRVVLDCITSLQNGADLLWIETEKPHVEQIAGMVDRVREVIPNAKLVYNNSPSFNWTLNFRQQVFDSWQAEGRDVSAYDRARLMSADYDATELGREADEKIRTFQKDAAARAGIFHHLITLPTYHTAALSTDNLAREYFGDAGMLGYVEGVQRREIREGIACVKHQNMAGSDIGDDHKEYFAGEAALKAGGSHNTMNQFAA, encoded by the coding sequence ATGACCTACGCCCAACAAATCACCCGCGCCTCCACCCTGCTGGGCGAAGAGCCCAACTGGAACGGCATCGCCGCCGATTCGGTCGCCAGAATGCGCCTTCAGAACCGCTTCCCCACCGGCCTCGACATCGCCCGCTACACCGCCGCCATCATGCGCCGCGACATGGCCGCTTATGACGCCGACCCGGCAAACTACACCCAGTCGCTCGGCTGCTGGCACGGCTTCATCGGCCAGCAGAAGATGATCAGCATCAAGAAGCATTTCGGCACGACCAAGGGCAAATATCTCTACCTCTCCGGCTGGATGATCGCGGCGCTTCGTTCCGAATTCGGCCCGCTGCCCGACCAGTCGATGCATGAAAAGACCAGCGTTCCTGCGCTGATCGAAGAACTCTACACCTTCCTGCGTCAGGCCGACGCCCGCGAACTCGGCATGCTGTTCCGCGACCTCGACAAGGCGCGTGAGACGGGCAATGAAGTTGAGGTCCATCGCCTCACCAACGCGATCGACAATCACGAAACCCACATCGTCCCGATCATCGCCGACATCGACGCAGGCTTCGGTAACGCCGAGGCAACCTATCTGCTCGCCAAGAAGATGATCGAAGCCGGCGCCTGCGCGCTCCAGATCGAGAATCAGGTTTCGGATGAAAAGCAGTGCGGTCATCAGGACGGCAAAGTCACCGTTCCGCATGAGGACTTCCTCGCGAAGATCCGCGCCTGCCGTTACGCCTTCCTTGAACTGGGCATCGACGACGGCATTATCGTCGCCCGCACCGATTCGCTCGGCGCCGGTCTCACCAAGCAGATCGCCTTCAGCCGCGAGCCGGGAGACCTTGGCGACCAGTATAACAGCTTCCTCGATGTCGAAGAGGTCGCCGATCCATCGACCCTGCGCGGCGATGTCGTCATCGCTCGCGACGGCAAGCTGCTGCGGCCCAAGCGCCTGGCGTCCAACCTCTTCCAGTTCCGCTCCGGAACCGGCGAGGATCGGGTCGTCCTGGACTGCATCACCTCGCTTCAGAACGGTGCCGATCTGCTGTGGATCGAAACCGAAAAGCCGCATGTCGAACAGATTGCGGGCATGGTGGACCGTGTCCGCGAGGTCATCCCGAACGCCAAGCTGGTTTACAATAACTCGCCGAGCTTCAACTGGACGCTGAACTTCCGTCAGCAGGTGTTCGACAGCTGGCAGGCAGAGGGCAGGGACGTTTCCGCCTATGATCGCGCCCGGTTGATGAGCGCGGACTATGACGCCACCGAACTCGGTCGCGAGGCTGATGAAAAAATCCGCACCTTCCAGAAGGACGCCGCAGCGCGGGCGGGCATTTTCCATCACCTCATCACGTTGCCGACCTATCACACGGCTGCTTTGTCGACGGACAATCTGGCGCGGGAATATTTCGGCGACGCCGGGATGCTCGGCTATGTCGAGGGCGTCCAGCGCCGCGAAATCCGCGAAGGCATCGCCTGCGTGAAGCACCAGAATATGGCGGGCAGCGACATCGGTGATGATCACAAGGAATATTTCGCCGGTGAGGCAGCGCTCAAGGCGGGCGGCTCGCATAACACGATGAACCAGTTCGCAGCGTGA
- a CDS encoding CAP domain-containing protein, which produces MGGGVLRRLWAARLATAVMAMTGIIAAQPAKASPLSRAVPTQTVMPAAYYGMEEAERGNLLLRDVVLGMHNDERESLGLTPLAWDSDLAQDAARYARQMAVTNRFQHSPRASRAVPSGENLWMGPRRLYGYETMIGAFLDEKRLFRRGGKLPDISLSGRWEDVGHYTQMIWRSTQKVGCALAEGQNYDYLVCRYFPAGNAFGKGPLDADDSSFGSRLASMGE; this is translated from the coding sequence ATGGGTGGAGGCGTCCTTAGACGGCTTTGGGCCGCACGGCTAGCAACGGCAGTAATGGCGATGACGGGAATCATTGCCGCTCAGCCAGCCAAAGCGTCCCCGTTGAGCCGGGCGGTGCCCACCCAGACGGTCATGCCCGCCGCCTATTACGGCATGGAGGAGGCGGAACGCGGCAACCTATTGCTGCGCGACGTGGTTCTGGGCATGCATAATGACGAGCGCGAATCGCTGGGCCTCACGCCGCTGGCATGGGACAGCGACCTCGCGCAGGACGCTGCCCGATATGCCCGGCAGATGGCCGTGACCAACCGCTTCCAACATTCCCCGCGCGCATCCCGCGCTGTTCCCAGCGGCGAAAATCTCTGGATGGGTCCACGACGCCTCTACGGATATGAGACGATGATCGGCGCCTTCCTCGATGAAAAGCGCCTGTTCCGGCGAGGAGGCAAGCTGCCGGACATCAGCCTGTCGGGCCGCTGGGAAGATGTCGGTCATTATACGCAGATGATCTGGCGCAGCACGCAAAAGGTCGGCTGCGCCCTCGCCGAGGGGCAGAATTACGATTATCTGGTCTGCCGCTATTTTCCAGCGGGTAACGCTTTCGGAAAAGGCCCGCTGGACGCGGATGACAGCTCCTTCGGCTCCCGTCTGGCCAGCATGGGCGAATAA
- the rdgB gene encoding RdgB/HAM1 family non-canonical purine NTP pyrophosphatase — protein sequence MSDEFGQEQAIRKLGPGKLVIASHNPGKVREIGELLAPFGIETVSAAALDLPEPEETGTTFIANAELKAMQAADLSGLPALADDSGLCVEALNGDPGIFSARWAGETKDFSIAMQRVWDAIEAKGPDAGHGAHFICALAVAWPDGHVEAFEGRVDGILCWPPRGDKGFGYDPMFQPLGHTISFGEMEPEKKHAMSHRADAFAQLVATVF from the coding sequence ATGAGCGACGAGTTCGGACAGGAACAGGCGATCCGCAAGCTGGGGCCGGGCAAGCTGGTGATCGCCAGCCATAATCCCGGCAAGGTTCGGGAAATTGGCGAGTTGCTCGCCCCGTTCGGGATTGAGACTGTGTCAGCGGCGGCGCTGGACCTGCCTGAGCCGGAAGAAACTGGCACCACCTTCATCGCCAATGCAGAGCTGAAGGCGATGCAGGCGGCGGACCTGTCGGGGCTTCCCGCATTGGCGGATGATAGCGGGCTATGCGTCGAAGCGCTGAATGGTGATCCGGGCATCTTCTCCGCTCGCTGGGCGGGTGAGACGAAGGATTTCAGCATCGCCATGCAGCGCGTGTGGGATGCGATCGAAGCCAAGGGGCCTGACGCCGGGCATGGCGCGCATTTCATCTGCGCGCTGGCGGTGGCTTGGCCCGATGGTCATGTCGAAGCGTTTGAGGGGCGGGTCGATGGTATCCTCTGCTGGCCGCCGCGCGGAGACAAGGGCTTTGGCTATGACCCGATGTTCCAGCCGTTGGGCCACACCATCAGCTTTGGCGAGATGGAGCCGGAAAAGAAGCATGCGATGAGCCATCGTGCGGATGCCTTCGCCCAACTGGTCGCGACGGTTTTCTAG
- a CDS encoding BolA/IbaG family iron-sulfur metabolism protein: MPMAADDIADMIRAAIPDAEVEITDLAGDGDHYAARVVAESFRGMSRVAQQRAVYAALGGRMGGVLHALQLTTAVPN, from the coding sequence ATGCCAATGGCTGCCGACGATATTGCGGACATGATCCGGGCGGCTATTCCGGACGCGGAGGTGGAGATTACCGACCTCGCCGGTGATGGCGACCATTATGCCGCTCGCGTGGTGGCGGAAAGTTTTCGGGGCATGAGCCGCGTGGCTCAACAACGCGCCGTCTATGCGGCGCTTGGCGGCCGGATGGGCGGCGTACTCCACGCCTTGCAACTGACCACTGCCGTTCCCAACTAA
- the hemW gene encoding radical SAM family heme chaperone HemW — protein MPLPPIDSPAPAPEAMALYVHWPFCVSKCPYCDFNSHVRADIDTDAWRTALLEDLAHEATLTGGRPLSSIFFGGGTPSLMPPEIVANIIDAAGSYWRPTADMEITLEANPSSVEAARFADLARAGVNRVSLGVQALDNQALHFLGRAHDVGEALAALDVAQSVFGRVNLDLIYARPDQSEADWEAELARGLSFGTDHLSLYQLTIEPGTRFATLVAQGKLTPADPDHAATLYEQTRDMTAAAGLPAYEISNHAKPGQESRHNLTYWRYGTYAGIGPGAHGRREGMATLRHKKPENWMGAVRRNGHGLQSEEALTPEDRGREALLMGLRLAEGVDLDRISALSSIPVEQLIDETAVARLAPLNLIERKGQHLRITPAAMLLLDAILPEIVKV, from the coding sequence ATGCCCCTGCCCCCGATCGATTCCCCGGCGCCCGCGCCTGAAGCCATGGCCTTATATGTCCATTGGCCATTTTGCGTTTCCAAATGTCCTTATTGCGATTTTAACAGCCATGTCCGTGCGGACATCGATACCGATGCCTGGCGCACCGCGCTGTTGGAAGATCTGGCTCATGAAGCCACGCTGACTGGCGGGCGGCCGCTCTCTTCCATCTTTTTCGGCGGCGGCACGCCATCGCTGATGCCGCCGGAAATCGTCGCGAACATCATCGACGCTGCGGGCAGCTACTGGCGGCCAACGGCGGACATGGAAATCACGTTGGAGGCCAATCCGAGTTCGGTGGAAGCTGCGCGCTTCGCCGATCTGGCGCGTGCGGGGGTGAACCGGGTGTCACTGGGGGTGCAGGCGCTGGACAATCAGGCGCTGCATTTTCTCGGTCGGGCGCATGATGTGGGCGAGGCGCTGGCGGCGCTGGATGTTGCGCAGTCGGTGTTCGGTCGCGTGAATCTGGACCTCATCTATGCGCGGCCCGACCAGAGCGAGGCGGACTGGGAGGCGGAGCTGGCGCGCGGCCTGTCTTTTGGCACCGATCATCTGTCGCTTTATCAGTTGACGATCGAGCCGGGCACGCGGTTCGCCACCCTTGTCGCTCAGGGGAAGCTGACGCCCGCTGATCCGGACCATGCCGCAACCCTGTATGAGCAGACACGGGACATGACCGCTGCCGCCGGTTTGCCTGCTTATGAGATCAGCAACCATGCGAAGCCCGGTCAGGAAAGCCGCCACAACCTCACCTATTGGCGATATGGCACCTATGCCGGGATCGGTCCCGGCGCGCACGGACGGCGCGAGGGGATGGCGACGCTAAGGCATAAGAAGCCCGAAAACTGGATGGGTGCCGTGCGGCGCAACGGCCACGGACTGCAAAGCGAGGAAGCGTTGACGCCAGAAGATCGCGGGCGTGAAGCGCTGCTGATGGGATTGCGGCTTGCGGAAGGCGTCGATCTTGATCGCATCTCGGCGCTATCCAGTATCCCCGTCGAGCAGCTGATCGATGAAACTGCCGTTGCGCGGCTCGCCCCGTTGAACCTGATCGAGCGCAAAGGGCAGCATCTGCGGATCACGCCAGCAGCCATGCTGCTGCTGGACGCCATCCTGCCGGAGATTGTTAAGGTCTGA
- a CDS encoding DUF1476 domain-containing protein, translated as MTTFDDREKAFENMFAHDQEMQFRIQARRNRLLGEWAAVKMGLTPEETDAYAKSVVQADFEEAGDEDVIRKLVGDMTQAGVDIDEPGVRAALEEQQVIARRQFIEAQ; from the coding sequence ATGACGACTTTCGACGACCGCGAAAAGGCCTTTGAAAATATGTTCGCCCATGACCAGGAAATGCAGTTCCGCATCCAGGCGCGGCGCAACCGGCTGCTCGGTGAATGGGCCGCGGTCAAAATGGGGCTGACGCCGGAAGAGACCGACGCCTACGCCAAGTCCGTAGTACAGGCCGATTTTGAGGAAGCGGGCGACGAGGATGTCATTCGCAAGCTGGTGGGCGACATGACCCAGGCGGGCGTAGACATTGACGAGCCAGGCGTGCGAGCGGCTCTGGAAGAGCAGCAGGTGATCGCGCGCCGCCAGTTCATCGAAGCACAATAA
- the rph gene encoding ribonuclease PH, whose translation MRPSGRAPDQMRAITMEPGFTIHAEGSCLVSFGDTRVLCTASVEEKVPPFLRGKGSGWVTAEYGMLPRATHTRGSREAAKGKQSGRTQEIQRLIGRSLRTVVDMKKLGERQIVIDCDVIQADGGTRTAAISGSWVALRIAIDKLIASGALAEDPIIQKVAAISCGIYNGTPVLDLDYAEDSNAETDANLILTGDGKFAEVQATAEGAAYDEEELLRLLRLARIGCSQIFAAQDKATGR comes from the coding sequence ATGCGTCCTTCCGGCCGCGCGCCAGATCAGATGCGCGCCATCACCATGGAGCCCGGCTTCACCATCCATGCCGAGGGCAGCTGCCTGGTCAGCTTCGGCGATACGCGCGTGCTGTGCACCGCTTCGGTTGAGGAGAAGGTGCCGCCCTTCCTGCGCGGCAAGGGTTCAGGCTGGGTGACGGCGGAATATGGCATGCTGCCCCGCGCCACCCATACGCGCGGCAGCCGTGAGGCGGCCAAGGGCAAGCAGTCGGGCCGCACGCAGGAAATTCAGCGTTTGATCGGCCGGTCGCTGCGCACCGTCGTCGATATGAAAAAGCTGGGCGAGCGGCAGATTGTTATCGATTGCGACGTGATCCAGGCAGATGGCGGCACCCGCACAGCGGCTATTTCCGGCAGCTGGGTGGCTTTGCGCATTGCCATCGACAAGCTGATCGCTTCGGGCGCGCTGGCCGAAGACCCGATCATCCAAAAGGTCGCGGCGATCAGTTGCGGCATCTATAATGGCACGCCGGTGCTGGACCTCGACTATGCCGAGGACAGCAATGCCGAAACCGACGCCAACCTGATCCTGACCGGCGACGGCAAGTTTGCCGAAGTGCAGGCGACGGCCGAGGGCGCCGCTTATGACGAGGAAGAACTGCTGCGCCTGCTGCGTCTGGCGCGCATCGGTTGCTCGCAAATCTTTGCGGCTCAGGACAAGGCGACGGGTCGCTAA
- a CDS encoding glutathione S-transferase family protein, protein MPYTLITANRNYSSWSLRPWVLMKALGIPFTDRLEPFVQSINYSAFRNFSPTGQVPALIDGDRTVWDSLGITLYLADRHPAVWPQEESARAFAQSAVAEMHSGFATLRNECPMNVGVRVERDLPSPQLNRDIARLSELWGEGLKRFGGPFLAGPAFSAIDAFYAPVAFRVRTYDLNVGPVAHAWVDHMLAHPAMREWEVAALAETWREESHEAEVGAAGRIIADYRAS, encoded by the coding sequence ATGCCCTACACGCTCATTACCGCGAACCGGAATTATTCCAGCTGGTCACTGCGTCCTTGGGTATTGATGAAGGCGCTCGGCATTCCCTTCACGGATCGGCTTGAGCCCTTTGTGCAGAGCATAAATTACTCTGCCTTCCGCAACTTTTCACCGACCGGGCAGGTGCCTGCCTTGATCGACGGCGATCGGACAGTGTGGGATTCGCTCGGCATCACCCTCTATCTTGCCGATCGCCACCCTGCCGTATGGCCACAGGAGGAATCCGCCCGCGCCTTCGCCCAAAGCGCCGTTGCGGAAATGCACAGCGGCTTTGCGACTCTGCGCAACGAATGCCCCATGAATGTCGGAGTGCGAGTCGAACGCGACCTGCCCTCGCCGCAGCTGAACCGCGATATAGCGCGGCTTTCGGAATTGTGGGGGGAAGGGCTGAAGCGGTTCGGCGGCCCTTTCCTCGCCGGGCCAGCGTTCAGCGCGATCGACGCCTTTTACGCGCCTGTCGCATTCCGGGTGAGGACCTATGACCTGAATGTCGGGCCAGTGGCGCACGCATGGGTCGATCACATGCTGGCCCACCCCGCAATGCGGGAATGGGAGGTCGCTGCCCTCGCCGAAACCTGGCGTGAGGAAAGCCATGAGGCGGAGGTCGGCGCCGCTGGTCGCATCATTGCCGATTACCGCGCGTCCTGA
- the grxD gene encoding Grx4 family monothiol glutaredoxin, which produces MTDAVHQRIADIVNSNDVVLFMKGTPLFPQCGFSSRAIAILDHLGVAYESVDVLQDQLVRQGIKAFSDWPTIPQLYVKGEFVGGSDIMMEMYEAGELQQLMADEGVAAAN; this is translated from the coding sequence ATGACCGACGCCGTGCATCAGCGGATCGCCGATATTGTGAACAGCAATGACGTCGTGCTCTTTATGAAGGGCACGCCGCTGTTCCCCCAATGTGGTTTTTCCAGTCGTGCAATTGCCATCCTCGATCATCTGGGCGTTGCCTATGAGTCGGTGGACGTGTTGCAGGATCAGTTGGTGCGGCAGGGTATCAAGGCTTTTTCAGATTGGCCGACCATCCCACAGCTCTATGTGAAGGGCGAATTTGTCGGCGGCAGCGACATCATGATGGAAATGTATGAAGCCGGTGAGCTTCAGCAGCTGATGGCCGATGAAGGCGTCGCAGCGGCAAACTGA
- a CDS encoding DUF6438 domain-containing protein, whose protein sequence is MQLRSMMILAGIVLTVGCAAERPELEKPVAAGDTIRFSAGPCFGVCPTYSLQVTPDGSGLLEPERFTAVPGATRFTVTPAQYRRFRAALAQFRPPAGTVRRIAHGENCTRFATDMPGYTIEWTRDQQPTTRLEFQSGCMDASYGKLRATIAAVPRMLDIDAMVKPSAVR, encoded by the coding sequence ATGCAATTGCGTTCGATGATGATTTTGGCGGGCATAGTCCTGACCGTCGGTTGCGCGGCGGAAAGACCCGAGCTGGAAAAGCCCGTGGCTGCCGGTGACACGATCCGTTTTTCGGCGGGTCCCTGTTTCGGCGTTTGCCCAACTTATAGCCTGCAGGTGACGCCTGATGGTTCGGGCCTGCTGGAGCCTGAGCGGTTTACGGCCGTTCCGGGCGCGACGCGCTTTACGGTCACGCCTGCGCAATATCGTCGCTTTCGAGCCGCGCTGGCGCAATTCCGGCCCCCGGCGGGAACGGTCCGGCGCATCGCTCATGGGGAAAATTGCACCCGTTTCGCGACCGACATGCCCGGCTACACCATCGAATGGACGAGGGATCAGCAGCCGACCACCCGGCTGGAGTTTCAGTCGGGATGCATGGACGCCAGCTATGGCAAGCTGCGTGCCACCATTGCGGCCGTTCCCCGGATGCTGGACATCGACGCAATGGTGAAACCGTCCGCTGTAAGATAG
- the leuD gene encoding 3-isopropylmalate dehydratase small subunit — MDKLNIVEGKAYPFGMKNVDTDIVIPAHWLKTISRSGLGKGAFEVLRKEPGNVFDDPEYAGSPILIAGDNFGCGSSREHAAWALADLGIKVVIAPSFSDIFSGNAFKNGILTVVLPQEAIDRLMEVAKIDPIHVDLEHQTVTTQFQDRFQFEIDPFRKHCLLGGLDEIGLTLGQADTISQFEAKDAGLRPWLVPAVA, encoded by the coding sequence ATGGACAAGCTAAATATCGTTGAGGGCAAGGCCTATCCGTTCGGGATGAAGAATGTCGACACCGACATCGTCATTCCGGCGCATTGGCTGAAGACCATTTCGCGCTCGGGCCTCGGCAAGGGCGCGTTCGAAGTGCTGCGCAAGGAACCGGGCAACGTCTTTGACGATCCCGAATATGCTGGCAGCCCGATCCTGATCGCGGGCGACAATTTCGGCTGCGGATCCAGCCGTGAACATGCCGCCTGGGCGCTTGCTGACCTTGGCATCAAGGTAGTGATCGCGCCGAGCTTCTCGGACATTTTCTCCGGCAACGCGTTCAAAAATGGTATCCTGACAGTCGTCCTGCCGCAGGAAGCGATTGACCGGCTGATGGAGGTCGCGAAGATCGATCCCATCCATGTCGATCTGGAACATCAGACCGTCACGACGCAGTTTCAGGATCGATTCCAGTTCGAAATCGACCCGTTCCGCAAGCATTGCCTGCTTGGCGGGCTTGACGAGATCGGGCTGACTTTGGGGCAGGCCGACACGATCAGCCAGTTCGAGGCGAAGGACGCCGGGCTGCGGCCTTGGCTCGTTCCCGCCGTTGCGTAA